The Candidatus Omnitrophota bacterium genome includes a region encoding these proteins:
- a CDS encoding phosphoenolpyruvate carboxykinase (GTP), translating to MAKTNNQKLLAWVAEVETMCKPDSVVWCDGSKEEYDRLMKRMVEAGQAIKLNEKMRPNSFLFRSDPSDVARVEDRTYIASTKKEDAGPTNNWIDPNELKRIMRKLYDGCMKGRTMYVVPFSMGPIGSPISKIGVEITDSAYVVVNKHITTRVGDKVLEVLGEEDEFIPCLHSIGAPLKKGEKDGSWPCAPIEQKYISHFPDENLIWSYGSGYGGNALLGKKCLALRIASTMARREGWMAEHMLILRFTNPEGKRFHIAAAFPSACGKTNLAMLQPTVPGWKCECIGDDIAWMKIAPSGRLHGINPEAGFFGVAPGTSYKTNPMAMESLKENCIYTNCVLTDDGDVWWEEMGVDCHHGIDWKGRKWTPESGEKGAHPNARFTAPASQCPAICPDWEDPAGVPIDIFIFGGRRSRVAPLVLESFDWDHGVYLGASLSSEPTAAAIDVKAKLRRDPFAMLPFCGYHMGDYWRHWFDMGDRLGKSAPKIFYVNWFRKAGDGHWLWPGFGDNSRVLKWMCERVEGKAKTVETPIGFMPAEDALDLNGLDIPAEDIRELLCVDKDAWRSEIPDFEKYLIQFGDRLPERMKIQLEKAKKRLA from the coding sequence ATGGCGAAGACAAACAACCAAAAGTTGCTTGCTTGGGTGGCTGAAGTCGAAACCATGTGCAAACCGGATTCCGTCGTTTGGTGCGACGGCAGTAAAGAGGAATACGACCGGTTGATGAAACGGATGGTGGAAGCCGGTCAAGCCATTAAGCTGAACGAGAAGATGCGCCCCAACAGTTTTCTCTTCCGCTCCGATCCTTCCGACGTCGCCCGCGTCGAAGATCGCACCTATATCGCCTCAACGAAAAAAGAAGACGCCGGTCCTACAAACAATTGGATCGATCCCAACGAATTGAAACGGATCATGCGAAAATTATACGACGGCTGCATGAAAGGCCGTACGATGTATGTGGTTCCCTTCAGCATGGGACCCATCGGTTCGCCCATATCCAAAATAGGCGTCGAAATCACCGATAGCGCCTATGTCGTCGTCAACAAGCACATTACAACCCGCGTAGGAGATAAAGTGTTGGAGGTTTTAGGCGAGGAAGACGAATTCATTCCCTGCCTGCATTCCATCGGCGCTCCTTTGAAAAAAGGCGAGAAAGACGGTTCCTGGCCTTGCGCCCCCATCGAACAGAAATATATTTCGCACTTTCCCGACGAAAATTTGATTTGGAGTTACGGTTCCGGCTACGGCGGCAACGCATTATTGGGGAAAAAATGCCTGGCTCTCCGCATCGCTTCCACTATGGCGCGCCGAGAAGGTTGGATGGCGGAACACATGCTGATTCTACGGTTTACCAATCCTGAAGGAAAACGCTTCCATATCGCCGCCGCATTTCCTTCCGCCTGCGGCAAGACCAACCTCGCCATGTTGCAGCCCACGGTTCCCGGCTGGAAGTGCGAGTGCATCGGCGACGATATCGCTTGGATGAAGATCGCCCCCAGCGGCCGCTTGCATGGAATCAATCCCGAAGCGGGCTTCTTCGGCGTGGCGCCGGGAACCAGTTATAAAACCAATCCCATGGCTATGGAATCCCTCAAAGAAAACTGCATCTACACCAATTGCGTATTGACGGATGACGGAGACGTATGGTGGGAAGAGATGGGCGTGGATTGCCATCATGGAATCGATTGGAAAGGCCGCAAGTGGACGCCCGAATCCGGCGAAAAAGGAGCCCATCCCAACGCCCGTTTCACGGCTCCGGCCAGCCAATGCCCGGCGATTTGCCCGGATTGGGAAGACCCGGCGGGCGTGCCGATCGATATTTTCATCTTCGGTGGACGCCGCAGCCGCGTTGCGCCTTTGGTTCTCGAATCGTTCGATTGGGATCACGGCGTTTATTTAGGCGCTAGTTTATCCTCCGAACCGACGGCCGCCGCTATCGACGTGAAAGCCAAACTGCGCCGAGATCCGTTCGCGATGTTGCCTTTCTGCGGCTATCACATGGGCGATTATTGGCGGCATTGGTTCGATATGGGCGATCGGCTGGGCAAAAGTGCGCCCAAAATATTCTACGTCAACTGGTTCCGTAAAGCGGGCGACGGCCATTGGCTTTGGCCGGGATTCGGCGATAACAGCCGCGTCCTGAAGTGGATGTGCGAGCGCGTGGAAGGCAAAGCCAAAACCGTCGAAACGCCCATTGGCTTTATGCCTGCGGAAGATGCGCTCGATTTGAACGGTCTGGATATTCCCGCGGAAGATATCCGGGAACTGTTGTGCGTAGATAAGGATGCTTGGAGATCGGAAATCCCCGATTTCGAGAAGTATTTAATCCAATTCGGCGATAGGCTGCCCGAACGCATGAAGATTCAGTTGGAAAAGGCGAAAAAGCGTTTAGCTTAG